The Phaeobacter gallaeciensis DSM 26640 genomic sequence TGCGCGGCACGATATCGCCGAGCGCTCTATGCACCGCACGATGCTGCGCGACGCGGCTCATATCCGCAAAGGCCGCAGCCCGGATATGCACGTTGAAATGGCTCTCGCCGCGCCCGTCGTGACCCGCGTGGCCAATGTGTTGATCGCTCTCATCCTCGACCCGCAGCACGCTTGGCGCAAATTCTGCGCGCAGGCGCGCCTCAATTTCCTCACGAATGCTCATTCTGTCGTGTCCTGCATAAAAATCCCCTTATAAATTTTCCCTGCCCCCTTCAATCTGCCGCCCCTTAGACTAAACTGCTGCCTCCGAGTCGAACAGTTGCGTCTAGAAGGTGCGCCCCATGACCAAGTCAGATCCCTTTGGTTTCGATATGTCCATCCGGTCAGCGAAGAAAAAGAACCCCCGCGGGCGGCGGGCCGCCACCGGCGCGTCCGAGACCTCCCAACGCGTTTGCGACAAGGAAGGCTGCAATGAGCCCGGCAAGTTTCGCGCGCCCAAGGCTCCCGATGTGCTGGATGATTTCTACTGGTTCTGCCAGGAGCACGTGCGCGAATATAACAACAAGTGGAACTTCTTCGAAGGCACCACCGAGGCTGAGTTGAACGCCCAGCAGTCCAAGGACAAGGTCTGGGAACGCCAGACCAAACCCATGGGCGATCCAGAGGCACGCGCTTGGGCGCGGCTTGGCATTGAGGACCCGCATCAGGTGCTGGGCCAGAACGCCACCCGCAATCCCGGCCGCTCCGCCCCTGCCGGGCGCCGCCTGCCGCCGACCGAACGTCGCGCGCTTGAGGTGCTGGAGGCAAAGGACGACTGGAGCAAGGCCGACATTCGCAAGGCCTACAAAAAGCTGATCAAAGTGCTGCACCCCGATATGAACGGGGGCGACCGCAGCCAGGAAGAACAGCTGCAAGAGGTGGTCTGGGCCTGGGATCAGATCAAGGACAGCCGCAGCTTCAAGTAAGCAGCAGCATCTACGTCCCTTCGACTCACCGGCCTCTTAGCCGTTTCGAAACACCGGAAAGCGTCGCGCAAGCGGCGCTTTTTCTTTGTCCTCTGCGCCGCCTCCCGCAGGTTTTCGCCTATCAGCCGGGCGCCCGTTGAACATCGGCTACGGGACTGGCTTCATGCGCGACGTTGGGCGGCCGCATGCAGACCCAGTCCCCGATTGCCAGTCAGGCCCCCATACGGGTCAAATCTACAGGTCAATTCTACTAGCAGACATATAGGGCAGATATTTCACGCCCCCGGCCCAGACAAACCAGATTATTTATCAAGCATAGAAAGCAAAAGACCATGTTTTCGTTTCACCGACAGATTCGCCACGCCGTCAGCGCTCTTGCCTGTGTGGCACTCCTCTCGACCCAAGCGCTCGCCTCAGATCTTGCTGAGACCATCCGCAGTTGGGAGACGGCGCTTGATGCCCGGCTAGGGGTGTTGCTGATTCACCCTGCCACTGGCTGGGAAATCGCCCATAGTGCTGATGACCGATTTCCGCTCAACAGCACATTCAAACCGCTGCTCTGCGCGGCGATCCTGTCGCAGGTCGATCAGGGCACGGAGGATCTCACCGCCCGTGTAGAGATCCGCCGTAAGGATCTGGTCAGCCACTCGCCGGTGACCGAGCGCTATATCGGCACCACGCGCAGTCTTGCCCAACTCTGCGAAGCCACGATCACCCGCAGTGACAACACCGCTGCAAATCTGCTTCTGGAGCGGATTGGCGGGCCGGAGGGGTTCACCGAGTTTATGCAGATCAGCGGCGATCTGATCACCCGTCTGGACCGTTGGGAAACCGGCCTCAACAGCGCCACGCCGGACGACCACCGTGACACCACGACCCCGCGCAGTGTGCTATCCACTTTGCATGTAGCGCTATCGGGAACCATGCTCAGCGGACCCTCGTCCGCGCAGCTGGCCGATTGGATGCAGCGGGATCAGCTCGCCGACGATCTGATCCGCGCCCATCTGCCCGAGGGCTGGACCATCGGCGACAAAACCGGCGCCGGCGGCCACGGCTCGCGTGGGATCATCGCGTTTCTACGGGTTCCGCAGGGCAGCGAATATCTTGCTGCAATCTATATTACAGAAACCGACGCGAATTTCGCTAGGCGCAATCAAGCGATCTCTGACATCGGACGGGCCATGGTTGCCGAAATCCGCCTACACCGGGGATCAGCAGGCGAATGACTAAGAGGGCCGCTCAGCACGCAACATGAAAACTAAAAAAGCCACGGCACATTGGCGCCGTGGCTTCTTCTTTTACAATGATGAGCAGTTCAGCTGCCCTTGCGCTGAGGCCGCGCGTTGCCACCGGCTTTCCCGGCAACGGCTGCACGTGCCTTGTTTTTCTTGCTGTTGGGCTTCCCCTTCGGCGGAGGCGGTCCTTTACGACCCGATTTTCCCGGATTGGACCAATCGCCCTTGGGCTTACCCGGAACCGCAGGTTTGGCAGGCGCCGACGGCGCTGCCCCCCGGTCCGACGATCCGCGTGCGGTCACCGTGGCTTTCCCGCCCTCACCTGTGCGCTTGGGCTTATCGAAACGGGGCTTGTCGCCATAGGCCGGTTTGTCACTGCGCGGTTTATCGCCATAGGGTTTGCTGGCCCGCGGCTTGTCGCCATATGGTTTTTCACCACGTGGCTTGTCACCGTAAGCAGGCTTGTCGCCGCGCGGTTTGTCAAAGCGGGGCTTGTCGCCATAGGGCTTACGCTCCCCCCGTTCGCCACCGCGATCTCCACGATCTCCGCGATCTCCGCGATCTCCGCGATCCTGTCCACGATGGCCGCGTTTGTCATCGCGGAAACCACCGCCTTCACGGCCCTGCGGGCGTGGGGATTTGGGCAGATCCGGCGCTTTATCCAGACGGGTGACATTTGCCCCCTCTTCCAGACCGTCATGTTTCACCGCGCCCCAGAAGCTTTCGGCGCTGCCCTCGCGCACTTCCACGTAGCTTTGGTCAAACTGAACCCGGATCGCGCCGATATCATCCTTGGTTAGCCCTCCGGCATTGCACAGTGCAGGCAGCAGTCGGCGCGGCTCGGCACCGGCCTTGCGGCCACCGCTGACGGCGAACCACACGGACGGACCAAAGGGCGCGCGTTCTTGGCGCTCACGTTTGTCGTGCTGCGGATCGCTCAGCTCCTCAGGCGCGCTGTGGCGATCGTGGAACAGACGCAGATAGGCGGCGGCCAGCTGCTCGGGCGAGAACCGCTCAACCAGCTCTGCCACAGGGGCGGTCTCGTTTTCGCTGACCGGTTCGCTCCAGGCCTTGTCGCCTAGTAGGCGCTCAAAGTCGCGGCTGCGGACATCATCGGCACTGGGGGCCGGGCTGGTCTCTGCCGTGATCTTGGCCGAGCGCAGCAGGCGCAGGGCCTTGCCCTTTGCCTTTGGCGGCACGATCAGCGCGGACACGCCCTGACGCCCGGCACGGCCAGTACGGCCCGACCGGTGCAACAGCGTCTCATGGCTGGATGGCAGATCCGCGTGAATGACCAGATCCAGCTTCGGCAGGTCGATCCCGCGCGCCGCCACATCCGTTGCCACGCAGACACGGGCCCGCCCGTCCCGCAGGGACTGCAGCGCGTTGGACCGCTCCGCCTGGGACAGCTCACCGGACAGGGCAACCACGGAAAACCCGCGATTGCTCAGCCGCGTGGTCATCCGGTTCACCACCGCACGGGTGTTGCAGAACACAATCGCATTGGGCGACTCGTGGAAGCGAAGAACGTTAATGACCGCGTTCTCGACATCCCGCTGCGCCACGGCCAGCATCTGATATTCAATATCCGCATGCTGCGAGGCTTCTGCCACGGTTTTGATCCGCTGGTGATCCTTCAAATAGGTCTCCGCCAGCCGCGCAATGCCCGCAGGCACGGTGGCCGAGAACATCAATGTGCGGCGCTCTTCCGGGGACTCGCCCAGAATGAATTCAAGATCTTCGCGGAAGCCCAGATCGAGCATCTCATCGGCTTCGTCCAACACCACGGCGCGGACCTGCGACAGGTTGAGGGAGCCGCGCATGATGTGGTCGCGCAGCCGGCCCGGTGTCGCCACAACGATATGGGCGCCACGTTCCAGTGCACGCCGCTCATCGCGCATGTCCATACCACCAACGGTAGAGACCACATGTGCCCCGGCTTCGGCATAAAGCCAGCCAAGTTCGCGTTTGACCTGCAACGCCAGTTCACGGGTCGGCGCAATGACCAGTGCCAGCGGCAGATCGGCACGGTCCAGTTTCTCGGCGTCGCCCAACAATGTGGGGGCCATCGCCAGGCCAAAGCCTACGGTTTTGCCGGAACCGGTCTGGGCCGACACCAGAAGGTCGGACTGGTCCAGCTCGGCTGCAGTGACGGCCTCTTGCACGGGTGTCAAATGCTCGTAGCCGCGCGCCTGAAGCGCTTGTTCGAGTGCTGTTTTCAAGATTTCATTTCGCTTGCTGCGGGGCGCGCCACCTTGGCCACGCCGATATCGGGAATGTCCCCGACTGCGCAGGAACGCGGATGTCCTCATCCAAGTGCGCGCTGATATCGGCTTTGGCCCCTTTTGTACAGGGTTCATTTGCCCACCAAGGCGCCACAGACCGCTGACGAACGCAACCCCGCTATGCGTTTGCTGCCGCATCCCATCGCGCTGCAGCCCCCCCGCCGCGACATTAACTGAGCGGATGAAAGATAGTGCATCCACTGGCCGCGACAGCCCCCATAGGGCCAGTTTTGATCCAAACGTCACGACAGCTGGTTAAACCCGACCATGGCCCCTTGCGATTGCAGACAAGATCAGGCACCAATCCAGCGGATTGCCCGCAGCCGACGGACGCTGCGCGGATGAGGATAAGGATCGACTGCGATGACCGACGGTTTGCTGGATATGAACGCGAAACCCACCGAGACCTTTTCGGTGCGCGATGTGTTCGGAATTGATACGGATATGACCGTTAAGGGCTTCGCCGAAGGCTCTGACCGGGTTCCGGCTTTGGACCCCACCTATAAATTCGATCCTGAGACCACACTGGCCATCCTCGCAGGCTTCAGCCACAACCGCCGCGTGATGATCCAGGGATATCACGGCACGGGTAAATCGACCCACATCGAACAGGTTGCCGCCCGTTTGAACTGGCCCTCTGTGCGGGTGAACCTCGACAGCCACATCTCCCGGATCGACCTCATCGGCAAGGACGCGATCAAGCTGCGCGACGGCAAGCAGGTCACCGAATTCCACGAAGGCATCCTGCCCTGGGCGCTGCGCAACCCGGTTGCGATCGTGTTCGACGAATACGACGCAGGCCGCGCCGACGTGATGTTCGTGATCCAGCGTGTTCTGGAACATGACGGCAAGCTGACGCTGCTGGACCAGAATGAGATCATCACGCCGAACCCCTATTTCCGCCTGTTTGCCACCGCCAACACCGTGGG encodes the following:
- a CDS encoding DEAD/DEAH box helicase: MKTALEQALQARGYEHLTPVQEAVTAAELDQSDLLVSAQTGSGKTVGFGLAMAPTLLGDAEKLDRADLPLALVIAPTRELALQVKRELGWLYAEAGAHVVSTVGGMDMRDERRALERGAHIVVATPGRLRDHIMRGSLNLSQVRAVVLDEADEMLDLGFREDLEFILGESPEERRTLMFSATVPAGIARLAETYLKDHQRIKTVAEASQHADIEYQMLAVAQRDVENAVINVLRFHESPNAIVFCNTRAVVNRMTTRLSNRGFSVVALSGELSQAERSNALQSLRDGRARVCVATDVAARGIDLPKLDLVIHADLPSSHETLLHRSGRTGRAGRQGVSALIVPPKAKGKALRLLRSAKITAETSPAPSADDVRSRDFERLLGDKAWSEPVSENETAPVAELVERFSPEQLAAAYLRLFHDRHSAPEELSDPQHDKRERQERAPFGPSVWFAVSGGRKAGAEPRRLLPALCNAGGLTKDDIGAIRVQFDQSYVEVREGSAESFWGAVKHDGLEEGANVTRLDKAPDLPKSPRPQGREGGGFRDDKRGHRGQDRGDRGDRGDRGDRGGERGERKPYGDKPRFDKPRGDKPAYGDKPRGEKPYGDKPRASKPYGDKPRSDKPAYGDKPRFDKPKRTGEGGKATVTARGSSDRGAAPSAPAKPAVPGKPKGDWSNPGKSGRKGPPPPKGKPNSKKNKARAAVAGKAGGNARPQRKGS
- the cobS gene encoding cobaltochelatase subunit CobS, which encodes MTDGLLDMNAKPTETFSVRDVFGIDTDMTVKGFAEGSDRVPALDPTYKFDPETTLAILAGFSHNRRVMIQGYHGTGKSTHIEQVAARLNWPSVRVNLDSHISRIDLIGKDAIKLRDGKQVTEFHEGILPWALRNPVAIVFDEYDAGRADVMFVIQRVLEHDGKLTLLDQNEIITPNPYFRLFATANTVGLGDTTGLYHGTQQINQAQMDRWSLVATLNYLSHDAEAAIVLSKAPHYNTAEGRKTISQMVTVADLTRTAFMNGDLSTVMSPRTVINWAQNVEIFRDVGYAFRLSFLNKCDELERQTVAEFYQRCFDEELPESAASVSLG
- a CDS encoding BolA family protein translates to MSIREEIEARLRAEFAPSVLRVEDESDQHIGHAGHDGRGESHFNVHIRAAAFADMSRVAQHRAVHRALGDIVPRIHALALDIGA
- the bla gene encoding class A beta-lactamase, which encodes MFSFHRQIRHAVSALACVALLSTQALASDLAETIRSWETALDARLGVLLIHPATGWEIAHSADDRFPLNSTFKPLLCAAILSQVDQGTEDLTARVEIRRKDLVSHSPVTERYIGTTRSLAQLCEATITRSDNTAANLLLERIGGPEGFTEFMQISGDLITRLDRWETGLNSATPDDHRDTTTPRSVLSTLHVALSGTMLSGPSSAQLADWMQRDQLADDLIRAHLPEGWTIGDKTGAGGHGSRGIIAFLRVPQGSEYLAAIYITETDANFARRNQAISDIGRAMVAEIRLHRGSAGE
- a CDS encoding DnaJ domain-containing protein; this encodes MTKSDPFGFDMSIRSAKKKNPRGRRAATGASETSQRVCDKEGCNEPGKFRAPKAPDVLDDFYWFCQEHVREYNNKWNFFEGTTEAELNAQQSKDKVWERQTKPMGDPEARAWARLGIEDPHQVLGQNATRNPGRSAPAGRRLPPTERRALEVLEAKDDWSKADIRKAYKKLIKVLHPDMNGGDRSQEEQLQEVVWAWDQIKDSRSFK